The Candidatus Polarisedimenticolia bacterium genome window below encodes:
- a CDS encoding alpha/beta fold hydrolase — MNPRHIARHLVDGVHYGIRSLFLPPASVPVPTTSYPSTASGRSDRLVVLMPGRGSRATHFERHGFVASAREHRLAADLLAVDLHFGYYLKADPLERLRRDVLEPARTAGYTEVALVGISVGAAAAVGAAREYSGSIAGIILMGPFLGPEAMIEEISAAGLGRWSPGSPDLSRSFEPFFARNWEHLRRIARDPLAPPVLLAFGESDRYAAAQRLLAEILPPERVIVLPGGHDWITWGKLWESILTRRAFPFAARASVAAP, encoded by the coding sequence ATGAATCCGCGTCACATCGCGCGCCATCTCGTGGACGGGGTTCATTACGGCATCCGATCGCTTTTCCTGCCGCCCGCCTCGGTTCCTGTTCCGACCACCTCGTATCCTTCCACCGCTTCCGGCCGGTCGGATCGCCTGGTGGTCCTGATGCCCGGCCGGGGCTCGCGAGCGACGCATTTCGAACGCCATGGATTCGTCGCTTCGGCTCGCGAGCATCGTCTGGCGGCCGACCTGCTCGCCGTGGATCTGCACTTCGGCTATTACCTCAAAGCAGATCCTCTGGAACGGCTCCGCCGGGACGTCCTCGAGCCGGCGCGGACGGCCGGTTACACGGAAGTCGCCCTGGTGGGGATCTCGGTGGGCGCGGCCGCCGCGGTAGGGGCGGCGCGTGAATACTCCGGCTCGATCGCCGGAATTATCCTGATGGGCCCCTTCCTCGGTCCCGAGGCGATGATCGAGGAGATTAGCGCGGCAGGGCTCGGGCGCTGGTCTCCCGGCAGCCCAGACCTGTCCAGGTCGTTCGAGCCCTTTTTCGCGCGCAACTGGGAGCATCTCCGGCGCATCGCGCGCGATCCGCTTGCGCCGCCGGTCCTCCTCGCCTTCGGTGAGTCCGATCGCTACGCCGCCGCGCAACGCCTGCTGGCGGAAATCCTTCCTCCCGAGCGGGTAATCGTTCTCCCCGGCGGCCACGACTGGATTACCTGGGGAAAGCTGTGGGAGTCGATCCTGACGCGCCGCGCCTTCCCTTTCGCCGCGCGCGCCTCCGTGGCGGCGCCATGA
- a CDS encoding DUF2188 domain-containing protein gives MPNIPRYTLTYDDAKRKWALLEDGTGEICDEFDTKEEAIGGGGVAKALGPEGGSVKIKDRTGRFEEERTYPRSADPRRRAG, from the coding sequence ATGCCAAACATTCCCAGGTACACTTTGACCTATGATGATGCGAAGCGGAAATGGGCCCTCCTGGAAGACGGCACGGGCGAGATCTGCGACGAATTCGACACGAAAGAGGAAGCTATCGGAGGCGGCGGCGTCGCCAAGGCGCTGGGGCCGGAAGGGGGGTCCGTGAAGATCAAGGATCGGACCGGAAGGTTCGAGGAAGAGCGGACCTACCCGCGCTCGGCGGATCCGAGGCGGCGGGCCGGCTGA